From a single Silene latifolia isolate original U9 population chromosome 6, ASM4854445v1, whole genome shotgun sequence genomic region:
- the LOC141587515 gene encoding aldehyde oxidase GLOX-like, whose product MHMQLLHNDRVVFFDRTDFGASNLSLPNGQCRINPRDEYLKVDCTAHSAEYDISTNSIRPLNIQTDTWCSSGTVLGDGRLAQTGGYNDGERDVKTFQPDCTNISNCDWVENPNALFEHRWYATNHVLPDGSSIILGGRRGFSYEFFPKTSTTSTLTPFPFLAEVNERGVENNLYAFVFLNVDGNLFVFANNRAILFDYKRNVVVRNYTTVPGGDPRNYPSTGSAVLLPIKNLELGAKAEAEVLICGGARHGAYVKAASQSWFLPALNSCARLKINDPNATWVMETMPMPRIMSDMLVLPNGDVLIINGAGAGTAGWELGREPVLSPVTYHPDNVLGSRFEVMKATTIPRMYHSCAVLLRDGRVLVGGSNPHHFYNFTNVLFPTDLTLEAFSPPYLDSNQASIRPSITSPGSSTIINYGTIIKIGFSISGLVNPSSIKVTMVRPPFNTHSFSMSQRNLVLTITAIVNPLGLGQFEIQVRTPGSSTMAPPGYYMLFVVHQNVPSKGIWVKLA is encoded by the coding sequence ATGCACATGCAACTTCTCCACAACGACCGTGTCGTTTTCTTCGACCGGACCGATTTTGGTGCGTCCAACCTCTCCTTACCCAACGGCCAATGTCGAATTAACCCAAGAGACGAGTACCTTAAGGTCGATTGTACAGCTCACTCGGCTGAGTACGATATATCAACCAATTCTATACGTCCACTCAATATCCAAACCGATACGTGGTGCTCCTCTGGGACTGTGCTAGGCGATGGTCGCCTAGCACAAACCGGCGGGTACAATGACGGTGAACGAGACGTTAAGACGTTTCAGCCTGATTGTACTAATATTAGTAATTGTGATTGGGTGGAAAACCCTAATGCATTGTTTGAACATCGGTGGTACGCGACCAATCATGTTTTGCCAGATGGCAGTTCGATTATACTTGGTGGTCGACGAGGTTTTAGTTACGAGTTTTTTCCGAAAACATCGACTACTTCGACACTTACGCCTTTCCCGTTCTTGGCGGAAGTGAACGAACGTGGCGTCGAAAATAATTTATACGCTTTCGTATTCTTAAATGTCGATGGGaatttatttgtttttgctaATAATAGGGCTATATTATTCGATTATAAAAGAAATGTCGTTGTTCGGAATTATACGACTGTCCCGGGTGGGGACCCACGGAATTACCCGAGTACTGGGTCCGCGGTTCTCCTACCGATAAAGAATTTAGAGTTAGGGGCTAAGGCTGAGGCTGAGGTGTTAATTTGTGGGGGTGCCCGTCACGGGGCTTATGTTAAGGCGGCCTCACAAAGTTGGTTTTTACCGGCTTTAAACTCGTGTGCCCGATTGAAAATTAACGACCCGAATGCGACATGGGTCATGGAGACTATGCCCATGCCTCGTATTATGAGTGATATGTTGGTCTTACCGAATGGAGACGTGTTGATAATTAATGGGGCTGGAGCTGGGACGGCTGGGTGGGAACTGGGCCGAGAACCAGTTCTCAGCCCAGTAACTTACCACCCGGACAACGTGTTGGGATCTAGGTTCGAGGTCATGAAAGCAACCACAATTCCGAGAATGTACCATTCTTGTGCGGTTTTATTAAGAGACGGGCGGGTTTTAGTCGGTGGGAGTAACCCTCATCATTTCTACAATTTCACTAACGTGTTATTTCCTACTGACCTTACCCTGGAAGCGTTCTCTCCCCCGTACTTGGATTCCAATCAGGCGAGTATCCGACCCAGTATCACCTCCCCGGGTTCAAGTACCATAATCAATTATGGTACAATTATCAAAATCGGTTTCTCGATTAGCGGGTTGGTGAACCCGAGTTCAATTAAGGTGACCATGGTTAGACCACCCTTCAATACACATTCCTTTTCTATGAGCCAGAGAAATCTTGTCCTAACCATTACAGCCATTGTAAATCCCTTGGGCTTAGGCCAATTCGAGATCCAAGTCCGAACCCCCGGGTCAAGTACCATGGCCCCGCCCGGATACTACATGCTCTTCGTGGTGCATCAGAATGTTCCTAGTAAAGGCATTTGGGTTAAATTGGCCTAG
- the LOC141658586 gene encoding aldehyde oxidase GLOX-like yields MSHIFSIFFFVFLLSILPHNTLSQRGTWQFLQQNIGISAMHMQLLNNDRVIMFDRADFGRSNISLPFGQCHGSDCTAHSIEYNVLTNTIRPLNLVTDTWCSSGTTLADGLLLQTGGWGSGDRAFRTIEPCPYCDWSEFPNELIERRWYATNHILPNGGAIIIGGIDQFNYEFFPKTELFKLPFLLQTKGKKDQFEENNLYPYVFLNVDGNLFVFANNRAILLDYNKNKVVRTYPTVPGGEPRNYPSTGSAVLLPLRNSGSGFEPEVLVCGGTPPGSYELAQKNIKFLQALDTCARIKINDPNPKWVMEKMPMARTMGDMVVLPNGHVAIINGAGYGSAGWECGRNPILNPVIYNPDSLLGSRFEVMTPTTIPRMYHSTAVLLRDGRILVGGSNPHQYYDFKTEYFPTELSLEAFSPPYLDSAKSGLRPIIIVPVPNTRITYGANIYVQFLVYGIINPSTIKITIIRPAFNTHSFSMSQRMVELTNTKPVTRLGRVWFQVDVLAPESSNIAPPGYYMLFVVHQDVPSQGVWVQIL; encoded by the coding sequence ATGTCACATATTTTCTCCATATTTTTCTTCGTATTTTTACTCTCAATCCTACCTCATAATACATTATCTCAACGCGGTACATGGCAATTTCTACAACAAAACATAGGCATTTCCGCCATGCACATGCAACTTCTAAACAACGACCGTGTTATCATGTTTGATCGGGCTGATTTTGGCAGGTCTAATATTTCCCTACCATTTGGACAATGTCACGGGTCCGATTGTACGgctcactcaatcgagtacaacGTTTTAACCAATACTATTCGTCCCTTGAACCTTGTTACTGATACGTGGTGTTCGTCAGGGACGACCCTCGCTGACGGTCTCCTCCTCCAAACCGGTGGATGGGGTAGTGGGGACCGCGCTTTTCGGACGATTGAACCGTGTCCGTATTGCGATTGGTCGGAATTTCCTAACGAATTGATCGAACGTAGGTGGTACGCTACTAATCATATTTTACCTAATGGTGGTGCAATTATTATTGGCGGTATTGATCAATTTAATTACGAGTTTTTTCCGAAGACGGAACTTTTTAAATTACCTTTTTTGTTACAAACAAAAGGTAAAAAAGATCAATTCGAGGAAAATAATTTGTACCCGTACGTTTTTTTAAACGTAGACGGTAATTTATTCGTCTTTGCTAATAACCGTGCCATATTACTTGATTATAACAAAAATAAAGTCGTCCGGACGTACCCGACTGTACCAGGTGGAGAACCGCGGAATTACCCTAGTACAGGGTCCGCGGTTCTCCTACCGTTGAGGAATTCGGGATCCGGGTTTGAACCGGAGGTGTTAGTTTGTGGAGGTACCCCACCCGGGTCATATGAGTTGGCacaaaaaaatattaaatttttaCAAGCACTCGACACGTGTGCAAGGATTAAAATTAATGACCCGAATCCGAAATGGGTCATGGAAAAGATGCCTATGGCACGTACCATGGGTGACATGGTCGTTCTACCTAATGGACACGTGGCTATAATTAACGGAGCTGGATACGGGTCTGCTGGATGGGAATGTGGTCGTAATCCGATATTAAACCCGGTTATTTATAATCCGGATAGTCTGTTAGGGTCAAGGTTCGAAGTCATGACCCCTACTACGATCCCAAGAATGTACCACTCGACTGCGGTTTTATTACGAGACGGACGAATATTAGTAGGTGGAAGTAACCCACATCAATATTACGACTTCAAAACCGAGTATTTTCCTACCGAACTTAGTTTGGAGGCGTTTTCGCCACCGTACTTGGATTCGGCCAAGTCGGGGCTACGACCGATTATTATTGTTCCGGTTCCGAATACAAGGATCACGTACGGTGCAAATATTTATGTTCAATTTTTGGTCTATGGGATAATTAACCCGTCTACGATTAAAATTACTATTATTAGGCCGGCTTTTAATACACATTCATTTTCTATGAGCCAAAGGATGGTCGAGCTAACCAACACAAAACCGGTTACGCGCTTAGGCCGGGTTTGGTTTCAAGTCGATGTATTGGCACCCGAATCCTCAAATATCGCACCACCCGGGTattatatgttgtttgttgtgcATCAAGATGTACCAAGTCAAGGAGTTTGGGTTCAAATATTGTGA